The following coding sequences are from one uncultured Desulfobacter sp. window:
- a CDS encoding sigma-54 dependent transcriptional regulator — MKGRLLIVDDDAAHLSMLETLLKSLSYAIECVKDGADAIRQVQEAPYDLVLMDVRMANVGGMEALKAIKHFNPAVPVIIMTAYSSVDKAVEAMRLGADDYLTKPLNFEELKLSIERVTQHLQLALENTQLKEQLLGQGDFSGIIGTSPAIREVIDTAKIAAPTDANILISGESGTGKELFAKAIHTNSKRKEKSLISVNCAALSETLLESELFGHEKGAFTGADKPRDGLFLSADKGSIFLDEIGEIPLSMQVKLLRVLQEKEIQKVGSDKVINIDVRVIVATNKDLEQEVEAGNFRRDLFYRLNVINVKVPPLRDRADDIPLLAKKFLDRYTRENNKDIKGFTPMAMDALVKYGWPGNVRELENIIERAIILCLGQYICEKDLPANVLKDYEPDNMIGHDLAGGGKTLNEIESIALVETLKQTKGNKTEAAKILNITRTTLNNKLKRHNLDLEKILPANP; from the coding sequence ATGAAAGGCCGATTACTGATTGTTGATGATGACGCAGCCCACCTGTCAATGCTGGAAACCCTTTTAAAGAGCCTTTCTTACGCCATTGAATGCGTCAAGGACGGTGCGGATGCCATCCGCCAGGTGCAGGAGGCCCCCTATGACCTTGTGCTCATGGATGTAAGGATGGCCAACGTGGGCGGCATGGAGGCCCTCAAAGCGATCAAGCATTTCAATCCGGCCGTACCGGTCATCATCATGACGGCATACTCGTCGGTGGACAAAGCGGTTGAGGCCATGCGCCTGGGGGCGGATGATTATCTGACCAAACCTTTGAATTTTGAAGAGCTCAAGCTCTCCATTGAGCGGGTCACCCAACACCTTCAATTGGCCCTGGAAAACACGCAACTGAAAGAACAATTGCTGGGCCAGGGCGATTTTTCCGGAATCATCGGCACAAGTCCGGCCATCAGGGAGGTCATTGACACGGCTAAAATTGCCGCGCCCACAGATGCCAATATTTTAATCTCCGGGGAGAGCGGCACCGGTAAAGAGCTGTTTGCCAAGGCCATTCACACCAACAGCAAACGAAAAGAGAAGTCTTTGATCTCGGTGAATTGTGCCGCCTTAAGTGAAACCCTGCTGGAATCTGAATTGTTCGGCCATGAAAAAGGGGCGTTCACCGGGGCGGATAAACCCCGTGACGGTCTATTTTTATCGGCGGACAAGGGCTCCATTTTCCTTGATGAAATCGGCGAGATCCCCTTGTCCATGCAGGTAAAGCTGCTCAGGGTCCTCCAGGAAAAAGAGATCCAGAAGGTGGGGTCCGATAAGGTGATAAACATTGATGTGCGTGTGATTGTGGCCACCAACAAAGATCTGGAACAAGAGGTGGAGGCGGGTAATTTCCGCCGGGATCTGTTTTACCGGCTTAACGTCATCAATGTTAAGGTGCCGCCGCTGCGGGACCGGGCCGATGACATCCCGTTGCTGGCCAAAAAGTTTTTAGACAGGTACACACGGGAGAACAACAAGGATATTAAAGGGTTTACCCCCATGGCCATGGATGCCCTGGTCAAATACGGCTGGCCGGGCAACGTGCGCGAACTTGAAAATATCATCGAACGCGCCATTATTTTGTGCCTGGGGCAGTATATCTGTGAAAAAGATCTTCCTGCCAACGTATTAAAGGATTATGAACCGGACAACATGATCGGCCATGACCTCGCCGGGGGCGGAAAAACCCTGAATGAAATCGAAAGTATCGCCCTGGTTGAGACACTCAAGCAGACCAAGGGTAACAAAACCGAAGCGGCTAAAATTCTTAACATCACAAGAACCACATTGAACAATAAGCTTAAGCGGCACAATCTGGACCTGGAGAAGATTTTGCCGGCAAACCCTTGA
- a CDS encoding MEDS domain-containing protein translates to MKIPYNINNLFADTKFNAHPHACIIYDDLLHYRSVASAFILDGLNRNEKCIMAVDAYHPDDIRKDFRGAGIDIESYIEDGKLILVDVKSSYAGTAEFDPDATIKIWQETCDQIVFEGYAALRVVGEATFSLGSPDLVDKLIYYENIINEVLFKKFPFKSLCVYDRKLYPAEIIKTAISAHPILFYNDKLFTENIHYIPPQIYFKDDTARDEIDVMLRNIQRNNENIIALKDSEAKFRMMFDKAPLSYQSLDEQGNFIEINENWLNVLGYTKEEVIGRNFSQFLHPKWKDHFKNNFPRFKSVGEILGIEFEMIKKDGSTIMVSFHGKIAKNPDDSFSRTHCIFQDITDRNKSEKERMEYSQNLETIFSSAPNILILIDESGRIKKINQKGADINGKSCDALTGILCGNLFNCVNAIDDKICGHGPNCVNCVVTNMIRSTFETGKSQIEQEGQTTVFSDDKKTERVFLISTAIIQMDSEKNVLLSLIETTRLKQLEKQLQQSQKMEAIGNLAGGIAHDFNNILSPIIGMSELMMDDLPDDSLEMEYANEINKSGHRAKELVAQILAFSRQSEQGKIPVKFQDILKEVFNLCRSTIPANITIEQKIDPACGSVLGNATQLHQIGMNLITNAYHAVQEKNGTITVTLGEIKIDRINAIETIMEPGKYVLFTVSDDGIGMPREIKNKIFDPYFTTKKQGKGTGLGLSVVYGIVKEYGGEIDVTTKMGLGTTFKIYLPLMDDPKNTIEIEPEPDLKMGHEHILLVDDEKSVAEIEQRMLQRLGYQVTSRTDSVDALELFRSNPDAFDMVITDMTMPNMTGDQLANAIFSIKPHTPIIICTGFSERLSKEQAASAGIQGFLMKPVVKSDLARMVRSVLDQSQSAE, encoded by the coding sequence GTGAAAATACCCTATAATATTAACAATCTGTTTGCCGACACCAAATTTAACGCGCATCCCCACGCATGCATTATTTATGACGACCTGTTGCATTATCGAAGCGTTGCATCCGCCTTCATTCTCGATGGATTAAATAGAAATGAAAAGTGTATCATGGCCGTTGATGCGTATCACCCTGATGATATAAGAAAAGATTTTCGAGGCGCAGGCATTGATATTGAGTCATACATTGAAGACGGCAAACTCATCCTTGTCGATGTGAAATCGTCATACGCCGGAACGGCCGAATTTGACCCTGATGCAACAATAAAAATATGGCAGGAAACCTGCGATCAAATTGTTTTTGAAGGATATGCGGCGCTTCGTGTTGTCGGGGAAGCGACATTTTCCCTTGGAAGTCCGGATTTGGTTGATAAACTGATCTATTATGAAAATATCATCAACGAAGTACTATTTAAAAAGTTCCCATTTAAATCCTTATGTGTGTATGATCGAAAATTATATCCTGCAGAAATAATAAAGACGGCCATCAGTGCCCATCCTATCCTTTTTTATAATGACAAACTGTTCACAGAAAATATTCATTACATTCCGCCACAGATCTATTTTAAAGATGACACCGCAAGGGACGAAATTGATGTCATGTTGAGAAATATCCAACGAAACAATGAGAATATCATTGCATTAAAGGATAGTGAGGCAAAATTTCGCATGATGTTCGACAAAGCACCCTTAAGCTATCAATCCTTAGATGAGCAAGGCAACTTCATAGAGATCAATGAAAACTGGTTGAACGTTCTCGGTTATACGAAAGAGGAGGTTATCGGCCGGAACTTCAGTCAGTTTCTTCATCCGAAATGGAAAGATCATTTTAAAAACAACTTCCCCCGTTTTAAATCAGTTGGAGAAATACTGGGCATTGAGTTTGAAATGATAAAAAAAGACGGATCAACCATCATGGTCTCTTTTCACGGAAAAATTGCCAAAAATCCGGATGACTCCTTTTCAAGGACCCATTGTATATTCCAGGATATAACCGATCGTAATAAATCCGAAAAAGAGCGGATGGAGTATTCCCAGAACCTTGAAACCATTTTCAGCAGTGCGCCCAATATATTAATATTGATTGATGAGTCCGGACGAATCAAAAAAATTAATCAAAAAGGGGCCGACATCAATGGAAAAAGCTGTGACGCATTAACGGGCATTCTCTGCGGCAATTTGTTTAATTGTGTTAATGCAATCGATGACAAGATTTGCGGGCACGGCCCTAACTGTGTTAACTGCGTTGTGACGAATATGATCAGGTCAACCTTTGAAACCGGCAAGTCGCAAATCGAACAAGAGGGGCAAACAACTGTTTTTTCAGATGATAAGAAAACCGAGCGGGTTTTCTTGATTTCCACGGCCATCATTCAAATGGATTCTGAAAAAAATGTGCTGTTGTCTTTGATAGAGACAACGCGATTAAAACAATTGGAAAAACAATTACAGCAGTCTCAAAAGATGGAGGCCATCGGCAATCTTGCCGGCGGCATCGCCCATGATTTCAACAATATTCTATCGCCCATCATCGGCATGTCGGAACTGATGATGGATGATCTTCCGGACGACAGCTTGGAGATGGAGTATGCCAACGAAATAAATAAATCCGGTCATAGAGCCAAAGAACTGGTGGCGCAAATTCTTGCCTTCAGCCGTCAATCCGAACAAGGAAAAATACCGGTAAAGTTCCAGGACATTTTAAAAGAAGTGTTCAACCTTTGCCGTTCGACCATCCCCGCAAACATTACGATTGAACAAAAAATAGACCCGGCGTGTGGTTCGGTACTGGGCAATGCCACACAACTTCATCAAATCGGCATGAACCTGATCACCAATGCATACCACGCCGTTCAAGAAAAAAACGGCACCATAACGGTAACCCTCGGGGAAATCAAAATTGACCGGATAAATGCCATTGAGACAATTATGGAGCCGGGCAAATATGTGCTGTTTACGGTTTCCGACGATGGCATTGGTATGCCCAGAGAGATAAAAAACAAGATATTTGATCCATACTTTACAACCAAAAAGCAAGGTAAAGGCACCGGCCTTGGACTCTCAGTCGTATATGGAATCGTTAAGGAGTATGGTGGTGAGATTGACGTGACAACAAAAATGGGTTTGGGCACGACATTCAAAATTTATCTGCCGTTAATGGATGATCCAAAAAATACGATCGAAATAGAACCCGAGCCCGACCTTAAAATGGGCCATGAACATATACTCCTGGTTGATGATGAAAAATCCGTCGCCGAAATTGAACAGCGGATGCTCCAACGGCTGGGTTATCAAGTGACATCACGCACCGATAGCGTGGATGCCCTTGAACTCTTCCGTTCAAATCCGGATGCGTTTGACATGGTTATTACGGATATGACAATGCCGAATATGACCGGCGATCAACTTGCGAATGCAATTTTTTCAATAAAACCGCATACGCCGATTATCATTTGTACCGGATTCAGCGAAAGACTCAGCAAAGAGCAGGCGGCATCCGCAGGCATACAAGGGTTTTTGATGAAGCCCGTTGTAAAATCGGATCTGGCCCGGATGGTGCGAAGCGTATTGGACCAATCCCAAAGCGCCGAATAG
- a CDS encoding GntR family transcriptional regulator yields the protein MLNPDSPIPLYHQICEQLQSRIREGVYAPGQMIPSETELSKSYGVGRPTVRQAMDILVQRGLIQRKRGSGTFVKEPSPQIDLFSLAGTSQAFSTQGVPTQKKVIVPLEKKTVKGDVANPFHEKAAFVMSRLTVAREEPVLLEDIFLDTDLFAGIDDMELGDKSLSRVVSERFYLTPSDGTQQFQVETLNEQRAALLDLPPLDPILVVRRLLNFSKAPGAVYSVLFCRTDRFAFTQTIKNQL from the coding sequence ATGCTGAATCCTGACTCCCCCATCCCCTTGTACCATCAGATTTGTGAACAACTTCAGTCTCGTATCCGGGAGGGTGTCTATGCGCCCGGGCAGATGATCCCTTCGGAAACGGAATTGTCCAAGTCATATGGGGTGGGCCGCCCCACCGTGCGCCAGGCCATGGATATTCTGGTACAACGGGGCTTGATCCAAAGAAAGCGCGGCTCCGGAACCTTTGTGAAAGAACCCTCTCCGCAAATTGATCTGTTCTCCCTTGCCGGAACCTCCCAGGCATTTTCAACCCAGGGGGTCCCCACGCAAAAGAAGGTCATTGTGCCTTTGGAAAAAAAGACCGTTAAGGGCGATGTGGCAAATCCGTTTCACGAAAAAGCCGCCTTTGTCATGTCCCGTCTCACCGTGGCCCGGGAGGAACCTGTGCTGCTGGAGGATATTTTTCTGGATACGGATTTGTTTGCGGGAATTGACGATATGGAACTTGGGGATAAATCCTTGTCCCGGGTGGTGTCGGAACGGTTTTATCTCACACCTTCGGACGGCACCCAGCAGTTCCAGGTGGAGACCTTGAATGAACAGCGGGCAGCGCTTTTGGATCTGCCGCCTTTGGATCCCATTCTGGTGGTGCGGCGGCTGTTGAATTTTTCCAAAGCGCCCGGCGCGGTCTATTCGGTGCTGTTTTGCCGCACGGACCGGTTTGCCTTTACCCAGACCATTAAAAACCAACTATAA
- the trpA gene encoding tryptophan synthase subunit alpha has product MTDTNTSTPAPDFLETYIREQRRKKDILLMTHIVMGYPSFEASFEIVRQMVAAGVDLMELQIPFSEPMADGPVILKANQAALDSGATVEQCFEFAQNVSDSFDIPFLFMTYGNILYKYGMDAFAARMAQIGMTGAIVPDLPPEEAGDYLSAMKKHDLSAVYIFSPETSDQRMKMIDTHAGGFIYCLARKGVTGKETQFSSDMGNYLARCQKNTRLPTAVGFGVKEKADVDFLVGKTDIAVVGSQTIREVEQKGVDATGPFISGLTAS; this is encoded by the coding sequence ATGACTGATACAAATACTTCAACACCTGCCCCCGACTTTCTGGAAACCTATATCCGGGAACAGCGCAGGAAAAAAGATATCCTGTTGATGACCCATATCGTCATGGGCTATCCGTCCTTTGAGGCTTCCTTTGAAATTGTCCGTCAGATGGTGGCGGCCGGCGTGGATTTGATGGAATTGCAGATTCCGTTCTCAGAACCCATGGCCGACGGGCCGGTGATTCTCAAGGCCAACCAGGCCGCCCTGGACAGCGGCGCCACGGTGGAACAATGTTTTGAGTTTGCCCAAAACGTGTCGGACAGCTTTGACATCCCGTTTCTGTTCATGACCTACGGCAACATTCTGTATAAATACGGCATGGATGCCTTTGCCGCCCGGATGGCGCAGATCGGGATGACGGGGGCCATTGTTCCGGATCTTCCCCCGGAAGAGGCGGGTGATTATCTGTCTGCCATGAAAAAGCACGATCTGTCCGCGGTATATATCTTTTCTCCGGAAACCTCGGACCAGCGCATGAAGATGATCGACACCCATGCCGGCGGTTTTATTTATTGTCTGGCCAGAAAGGGCGTAACCGGCAAAGAGACGCAGTTTTCATCGGACATGGGCAACTACCTTGCCAGGTGCCAGAAAAACACCCGCCTGCCCACGGCCGTGGGATTCGGGGTAAAGGAAAAAGCCGACGTTGATTTCCTGGTGGGTAAAACAGACATTGCCGTGGTGGGCTCCCAGACCATCCGTGAGGTGGAGCAAAAAGGGGTGGATGCCACAGGCCCGTTTATCTCCGGCCTGACGGCATCCTGA
- the trpB gene encoding tryptophan synthase subunit beta, with protein sequence MKHRGYYGAFGGAFLPEILVATFEELDERFRQAKEDPGFWQKYENLMATYSCRPTPLTYAENLTRHFGGAKIYIKREDLNHTGAHKANNVMGQGLLVKKMGKKRVIAETGAGQHGVATATMAAKFGFDCTIYMGEVDVLRQRPNVFWMEQLGATVVPVTDGTRILKDAINEAFRDWVTNMDTTHYVLGTACGPHPFPEMVSWFQSIIGKEARAQIMKAEGRLPSKVFACVGGGSNAMGIFQGFMDDPVEIVGVEAGGEGIASGRHASRLCSDDASPGIAQGYKTYFLQNTDGQMKETHSISAGLDYVGVSPILANMRDEGKARFEYATDTEVVDALKLTMQLEGIIPALESSHAFAGAFKEAGNMSRDDIIIINQSGRGDKDIFTVADAIGDPKWKEFIRAKAGEYQND encoded by the coding sequence ATGAAACACCGTGGATATTACGGCGCCTTTGGCGGGGCGTTTTTACCCGAAATCCTTGTGGCCACCTTTGAGGAACTGGATGAACGGTTCCGGCAGGCCAAGGAAGACCCGGGGTTTTGGCAGAAATATGAAAATCTGATGGCCACATACTCCTGCCGTCCCACGCCCTTGACCTATGCCGAAAATCTCACCCGTCACTTTGGCGGGGCGAAAATTTATATTAAACGCGAAGATTTGAATCACACCGGCGCCCATAAGGCCAACAACGTCATGGGCCAGGGGCTTCTGGTCAAGAAGATGGGTAAAAAACGGGTGATTGCCGAAACCGGGGCAGGGCAGCACGGGGTGGCCACGGCCACCATGGCCGCCAAGTTCGGATTTGACTGCACCATCTACATGGGGGAAGTGGATGTCCTGCGCCAGCGGCCCAATGTGTTCTGGATGGAGCAGCTCGGTGCCACCGTGGTGCCGGTCACCGACGGTACCCGGATTCTCAAGGATGCCATCAACGAGGCGTTCCGGGACTGGGTCACCAACATGGACACCACCCACTATGTGCTGGGAACCGCCTGCGGCCCCCATCCCTTTCCTGAAATGGTCTCCTGGTTCCAGTCCATTATCGGCAAAGAAGCGCGTGCCCAGATCATGAAGGCCGAAGGTCGTCTGCCGTCCAAGGTCTTTGCCTGTGTGGGCGGCGGGTCCAATGCCATGGGGATTTTCCAGGGGTTCATGGATGACCCGGTGGAGATTGTGGGGGTTGAGGCCGGCGGCGAAGGCATCGCCTCGGGCCGCCATGCCTCCCGGCTTTGTTCCGACGATGCCAGCCCCGGCATTGCCCAGGGGTATAAAACCTATTTTCTGCAAAACACGGACGGCCAGATGAAAGAGACCCACTCCATCTCTGCGGGACTGGATTATGTGGGGGTTTCTCCCATCCTTGCCAACATGCGGGATGAAGGCAAAGCCCGGTTTGAATATGCCACGGACACCGAGGTGGTGGACGCCCTGAAACTGACCATGCAGCTGGAGGGCATTATCCCGGCCCTGGAGTCTTCCCATGCCTTTGCCGGGGCATTCAAGGAAGCCGGCAACATGTCCAGGGATGACATCATCATCATCAACCAGTCCGGCCGGGGGGATAAAGATATCTTCACCGTGGCCGATGCCATCGGCGATCCCAAATGGAAAGAATTTATCCGTGCCAAAGCAGGAGAATATCAAAATGACTGA